In the genome of Populus trichocarpa isolate Nisqually-1 chromosome 10, P.trichocarpa_v4.1, whole genome shotgun sequence, the window TCTCTTTCCCTCAAATTAGCTCTCTCATGGAACTCTGGATCATCTTCTGGAAAGAACCTAAGAGGTCTAGGGCCATCCACCGGATTAAGACGAAAATTTTCACCATCAGCACCGTTAAAAGGCTTAAATGTCCTGACAGGTCCCCGCCTCTCACTAAACCTTCTTCTATCTTCGACATTTCCATCACCACCAAGCTCTTGAAATCGGCCAGAGTGCATGGGGCCTCCAAAGAACTCATCTCCATCCCTCCTTTCTCGAAGATCTGTAATACCAAATCTCCTACCGTTTCTGAGCAAAACCCTTCCTGTTTGGTCCCTATTAGAGATGATAGACCTTGGATGGCCGTGATCACGACCAAGATCCATTTCCCTTGTATCATTAGGTCGAGATAAAAATGGTGGGGAACCATTCCTCCTGACAACCATTTCCCTGGGAAAACCAGGATGGTCAGGTGATCTGACCCTCCCTATCCTGTAAATTGGTGATCTCCGACTAGAAAATTCTGAGGTTGCACCAAACCCATCTGGAGATCTTCTTCTGGCAGATGACCATGGACAAGGAGAACGAGATCTAATTGGAGATTTTGAACGAATTTGGGGAGGAGTCCTTCTCTGAACAGATGAATAGTTCCTAGTCCCTTGGACAAAATGACCATCTAACCCTTCATATGAAGGTTGGGGACGTGTAAATGCCTGATCTGTACTATCATCAGGGAATCCCCTCATGTTCTCAGCATGCCTTACTCCAGTAACTTCAGAACCATCTTCCCCAACATTTCGAGGAACTCTATGCAGCATTTGAGTGCCCCGAACAGCGGGTCCATATCTCCCTCTAGGAGACCGCCTCCTTGAGGGTACATGGCGGAAAACTGGTGTCTCATCATCCAATAATTTTCTCCCTCCCCGAGCAGTACCTACAAATGCACCATCTGGTCCAGTATTATAATTAACAGAAGAATCTGCCTCGCCAACAGCAGACGCATATTTATGTCTGCGAACAGCAAAATCTGATGAACCATAAAATTCTGAAGCATAGTCACGTTCAGAATCCCTGTCACCACGTAGAGTGTCAATCCGACTGGACATCCTCCCTCTACCACAGACAAAATTCATTCTAGAGTTTCTGGGGAAATGCTCTTGATGCCTCTCTCTTGAGAATCTGCGAGGGCcatcaatataattttcatCCCTGAGATAAATTGCCATGGAAGAAAATCAGACTATAACACATATACTAGACCgtcaaaaaaaatatggaacATAAGAGagacaaataaaataacaaataatcacCTCCCTCGGGGATGCAATTTACCACCCTCAAGCAGCTCATCAGGTAATCTTTCTCGATGTGATGGCAAAGTCCTGCCTGATATAGATCTTGTCTTGCCAGGAGATGATGAATTAGAAGCTCGAGACAAGTTAATAATCCTACTCCGGCCACTGCTGACATCCTTAGCCATATCACGACCATTTAAAGATGCTTCTACCTCAGGCAACTCATTCTTTTCCACatcaattgttttaatgttCTTGTCTGAACCTTGCTCAATAGAAACTAAAGTTTCTTGACCTCCAGTAATGTCTTGTCCAGGTGACAAATCTGCCCCCTGGCCCATCAGATCATCTTTCTGTCCAGATGTGTCGagtgattttatttgaatgattGTGGTGGCCCTCTCTTGATCTTCCCCACAAGATGGAATCTCAactgttgatgattttttcataatagCATTATCAGCATCTTCAGTGGTTGTAGTGATACATTCTTTCACAGTATCTTCATTGTTTTCAGAAACTTTTATTTTAGAGTCATTTTCCTCGACATGGGATGAAATATGATGATCATCACCAGCAAGTTCAGAGTTTACCTTTTCATGCTCAGAATTACCACAATTACCATGACTAACATCTTTTCCCTCAAATTTCTGACACTCTGTCACAGCCTGCAGGTGCAGATCTCGAACCTCACCATCTTCATACTCGTGTTCTCGATGCTCTTCTTCAATATCCATAGCCATAGAATGACCGTCAGACTCATAGCCAGAGCCATACGTATCTTCTTCTAGCATATCACCAGACAAGTTGATCTTTTCCTCATCAGTTACTGAACCCTCACCATTTCCATGTGAACGTGCAGAGACTTCCTCTGTAAAATTCAGTTCGCACTGCTCAGGAATATCC includes:
- the LOC7458618 gene encoding uncharacterized protein LOC7458618, which gives rise to MPVSGNEEAGAKPLAWQSSLNIAGVPIKKRRFIRPPSPPQEEQSVPLVEKDSVQKEPGRTFVESTLSNASVTASSDLCNPCEDSVPEENKNRLDGIVLMNIANCSVVKVQELNQTIQSDSLAEFGKEEKLVVAEKSGKAQLISAKNELNIEDSKGKEIHSQQISEGKCKSETPIVSETSQFSLGLKEHDVLSFECYSNVGSQNHENVGAVSSNLSLSKGETGIQHKMYNILATGSTDLRTNRSNWDLNTTADTWDGSTSDEHAAQVTADAWNRVGVIHDITTGVIGTGIAKERQLLDGSECRSSFPQTFSECAKECTSEDSLHLRLSPSFPSINLSKESSSSSANKESRVIPNTSLPGVLLSAGNATMDSSRTIKSEPFDGSLEHDLRGAKVNPFDFFVKRELVEKGSPETSKSSAFISLKLAGQGFIKPEPFPDGKPEIPRMIEGVSIQPDKQVLQGQDTGGQAPCSTSKQVLQGQDTGEPSCSTNDWAREGQDILAKPTCSTGLSISGNASECLEHTTCAEGVLLRKEIVKEACESAGQVSSEMVCIPVGHSGNELNASVMIDTAITEGRNVDIPEQCELNFTEEVSARSHGNGEGSVTDEEKINLSGDMLEEDTYGSGYESDGHSMAMDIEEEHREHEYEDGEVRDLHLQAVTECQKFEGKDVSHGNCGNSEHEKVNSELAGDDHHISSHVEENDSKIKVSENNEDTVKECITTTTEDADNAIMKKSSTVEIPSCGEDQERATTIIQIKSLDTSGQKDDLMGQGADLSPGQDITGGQETLVSIEQGSDKNIKTIDVEKNELPEVEASLNGRDMAKDVSSGRSRIINLSRASNSSSPGKTRSISGRTLPSHRERLPDELLEGGKLHPRGRDENYIDGPRRFSRERHQEHFPRNSRMNFVCGRGRMSSRIDTLRGDRDSERDYASEFYGSSDFAVRRHKYASAVGEADSSVNYNTGPDGAFVGTARGGRKLLDDETPVFRHVPSRRRSPRGRYGPAVRGTQMLHRVPRNVGEDGSEVTGVRHAENMRGFPDDSTDQAFTRPQPSYEGLDGHFVQGTRNYSSVQRRTPPQIRSKSPIRSRSPCPWSSARRRSPDGFGATSEFSSRRSPIYRIGRVRSPDHPGFPREMVVRRNGSPPFLSRPNDTREMDLGRDHGHPRSIISNRDQTGRVLLRNGRRFGITDLRERRDGDEFFGGPMHSGRFQELGGDGNVEDRRRFSERRGPVRTFKPFNGADGENFRLNPVDGPRPLRFFPEDDPEFHERANLREREFDGRIKNCPGNAPRRPRSIEERAGNYRHGGHVLCDDGFDDISRMKRKRF